CATTAAGGGATTCTTCCATGACTGCCTGGGTTTGACTGACGATCTCTTTGTACAGCAGCGGCAGCAGTGATGAATAATAAATGGGTGAATCTTCTACAATGATGATAACGCGCACCCATGCGCGTTGGGTGTCATAAGCGACGTTCAGGCGGTCTTCAAGGTTTTTAATCAAAGCCAGCAGCAGGTCTGAGTTTCCGAACCAGACATAAGTGCGGTCAATAAATGTTCGATCCGTATCCTGACGGTCGAGCAAATGCCGGCTGGTATTCTGAATCATCAAAAAAACGGGCAAGTCCGGAAACCGCGTTTTGATCTGGCGTCCCAACTCATATGCATCGGTTTCATCGACCTGCGGCATGGTGATGACCAGGTCAAATTTTTTTTGTGCCAGGATATCCAATGCTTCACGGGCAGAAGACACCCAGGAAAGCATCGGCGGACGGGAGAGGTTTAATCCGCGGTACTCATGTATGATGCGCTCGGCAAGGCGGCCTTCTTCTTCCATGATAAAGGCATCATATGGGCTGGAGACCAGAAGAATATCGGCGACCTTCTTGGCCATGAGCTCATGAAAAACCTTAAACGAAAGATCAAAATCCGTCGGTTGTAGAAATCTTTGATTCATCATTTATTAGATTACGCTTGCTTCTGATTAACTGTACATACCAAAGATATGGCTATCACCAATCTATTGCAAGCAGGTGTCAGGTTTCAGGTGTCAGAGAAAAGATGCCTTGCAAAATCTGATGATTTTCAACAAGTTCAAATTCCTGACACCTGAATCCGCCTGCGGCGGAACACCTGAGTCCTATCTAGAGCTGACACCCAAAGCTGTTAATAACTGAACACTTAAATATTATGCATCTGTCAGTCACCAATGACATGCTTAGTGCCCGAAGTATTTTCCCTGCCAAGAATCTCTTTTTTCCAGAGTGTGCCGAATTTTTTCCAGAGTTTCAGTTTTGTGAAGCGCCCAGGTCGGTGCTACCAGCTCGGCAGGATGCGGGTCACCGGTCAGGCGCTGAATCACGCATTCGGATGGAAGTTGTTCCAAGAAATCGCAAACAAGATTTACATAAGCGTCCTGTTCCAGACATCTAAAGTCGCCTTGCCGGTAAAGACTTTCCAGAGGGGTTCCTTTGATCACGTAAAGCAAATGCAGCTTCACACCGTCAATCTCAAGCGCCGCCAATGTTTTGGCAGTGTGCAGCATATCTTCCCTTGATTCATTGGGAAGACCCAAAATGACATGCGCACATATCATAATACCCCGTTTGCGGGTTTTTGCGACGGCATCCTTGAAGCATTGGACATTGTGGCCCCGGTTAATATAGGCCAAGGTTTCATCGCTTGCCGATTGCAGACCGTATTCAATCCAGATCAGGTGGTGTCTGGCATAATCCTGCAGTAAATCCAATACCGCATCATCCACACAATCGGGTCGGGTGCCGATTGAAAGCCCGACAACATCATCAACTCCCAAAGCTTCCTCGTAGAGGCTTTCAAGAGATGACAGCGGTGCATACGTGTTTGAAAAAGACTGAAAATAGGCGATAAATTTCTTGGCCTTGTATCTTTTCGACAGTGCGTTTTTGCCGTTGATGAGCTGTTGGCTGATAGACAGGCCCTTTGCGTGTGCACCCGTCCCGGATCCGCGAATGTTGCAGTAAATGCACCCCCCGGTTGAAAGCGTTCCATCTCGATTGGGACATGTCATGCCGGCATCAACGGTGATTTTCTGTACCCGACAATTAAACATCTGGCGCAGATAAGTATTGAAGTCGTTATAGCGTTTGCGCGCTGCCATCGCCAAAACCTTGATTATAAAGTGGGCGGGACATATACTTCTCATGTAAGGTTTA
Above is a window of Desulfobacterales bacterium DNA encoding:
- a CDS encoding TIGR01212 family radical SAM protein (This family includes YhcC from E. coli K-12, an uncharacterized radical SAM protein.), with product MAARKRYNDFNTYLRQMFNCRVQKITVDAGMTCPNRDGTLSTGGCIYCNIRGSGTGAHAKGLSISQQLINGKNALSKRYKAKKFIAYFQSFSNTYAPLSSLESLYEEALGVDDVVGLSIGTRPDCVDDAVLDLLQDYARHHLIWIEYGLQSASDETLAYINRGHNVQCFKDAVAKTRKRGIMICAHVILGLPNESREDMLHTAKTLAALEIDGVKLHLLYVIKGTPLESLYRQGDFRCLEQDAYVNLVCDFLEQLPSECVIQRLTGDPHPAELVAPTWALHKTETLEKIRHTLEKRDSWQGKYFGH